The Amycolatopsis sp. DG1A-15b genome window below encodes:
- a CDS encoding GNAT family protein produces the protein MTAIHGDRVRLRPIGPADRARLREILATPEVARWWGDPDREVEGLYEVEEGDTVYAIELDGEVVGLIQSCEEPDPQYRHAGIDISVHPAFHGRGVGTDAIRALAGHLFAQGHHRLTIDPAASNEAAIRVYAKVGFRPVGVLRQYERGPDGTWHDGVLMDLLAGELN, from the coding sequence ATGACCGCCATTCACGGCGACCGGGTGCGGCTGCGCCCGATCGGCCCAGCGGATCGCGCCCGGCTGCGCGAAATCCTGGCCACCCCGGAGGTCGCCCGCTGGTGGGGCGACCCCGATCGCGAGGTCGAAGGCCTGTACGAGGTCGAAGAGGGCGACACCGTCTACGCCATCGAGCTCGACGGTGAAGTCGTCGGCCTGATCCAGAGCTGCGAGGAACCGGACCCGCAGTACCGCCACGCGGGCATCGACATCTCGGTGCACCCGGCCTTCCACGGCCGCGGCGTCGGCACGGACGCGATCCGGGCCCTGGCCGGGCACCTGTTCGCGCAGGGACACCATCGGCTGACGATCGACCCGGCGGCGTCGAACGAGGCGGCGATCCGGGTGTACGCGAAGGTGGGGTTCCGTCCGGTCGGGGTGCTGCGTCAGTACGAGCGCGGCCCGGACGGCACCTGGCACGACGGGGTGCTGATGGACCTGCTGGCGGGCGAGCTGAACTGA
- a CDS encoding IclR family transcriptional regulator → MPAEKNGRDGGVQSLQRAFELLEHLADTGGEASLSELATLSGLPMPTIHRLIRTLVDLGYVRQNTNRRYALGARLIRLGENASMQFGAWARPLLAELVEEVGETANLAVLERDEVVYVAQVPSKHSMRMFTEVGRRLLPHGTGVGKAMLAHLPASEVRSLLDRTGMPAYTEHTFTDPDALAVELSRIASQGYALDEAEQELGVRCVAVAVPGAPVPAAVSVSGPSGRLTAEAVAHIAPAVQRVADALGASLSQAVTV, encoded by the coding sequence GTGCCGGCGGAGAAGAACGGTCGCGACGGCGGCGTCCAATCCCTGCAGCGTGCCTTCGAGCTGCTGGAACACCTCGCGGACACCGGCGGCGAGGCCAGCCTGTCGGAGCTGGCGACGCTGTCCGGGCTGCCGATGCCGACGATCCACCGGCTGATCCGCACCCTGGTCGACCTGGGGTACGTCCGCCAGAACACGAACCGCCGCTACGCGCTGGGCGCGCGGCTGATCCGGCTGGGCGAGAACGCGAGCATGCAGTTCGGCGCGTGGGCGCGTCCCCTGCTGGCGGAGCTGGTGGAGGAGGTCGGCGAGACGGCGAACCTGGCCGTCCTGGAGCGCGACGAAGTCGTGTACGTGGCACAGGTGCCGTCGAAGCATTCGATGCGCATGTTCACCGAGGTCGGGCGGCGGTTGCTGCCGCACGGGACCGGGGTGGGCAAGGCGATGCTGGCGCACCTGCCCGCTTCCGAAGTGCGTTCGTTGCTGGACCGGACCGGGATGCCCGCGTACACGGAGCACACGTTCACCGACCCGGACGCGCTGGCGGTGGAGCTGTCGCGGATCGCTTCGCAGGGGTACGCGCTCGACGAGGCGGAGCAGGAACTCGGGGTCCGGTGTGTCGCGGTGGCGGTGCCGGGGGCGCCGGTCCCGGCGGCGGTGTCGGTGTCCGGGCCGTCCGGGCGGCTGACCGCCGAGGCGGTGGCGCACATCGCCCCGGCGGTGCAGCGGGTGGCGGACGCCCTGGGAGCGAGCCTTTCCCAGGCGGTCACGGTCTGA
- the aceB gene encoding malate synthase A, translating into MSSEVQVLGDPVERGDEILTPEALAFLAGLHDAFAGRRDELLKARGKRREEARTTGRLDFLPETKEIREGDWQVAGAPPALRDRRVEITGPTDRKMTINALNSGAKVWLADLEDANTPHWQNVVSGQVNLYDAIRETITLESGGKSYALKDDVEHATIVVRPRGWHLPESHLTFGGREGVGALVDFGLHFFHNAAELLKRGKGPYYYLPKMESHLEARLWNDVFTHAEKTLGIEHGTVRATVLIETIPAAFEMEEILYELREHASGLNAGRWDYLFSVIKYFRDAGEKFVLPDRNSVTMTAPFMRAYTELLVRTCHKRGAFAIGGMAAFIPSKDPETNKGAFEKVHADKSREAGDGFDGSWVAHPGMVELCKEEFDKVLGDKPNQLGRRRDEDWDLSATADQLLDVASTPGGATAAGLRAAVDVGVRYIASWLGGNGAAAIHNLMEDAATAEISRSQIWQWVKNGTTLDSGDTVTAELVRGVLADVRGELAGELKPELLEPAVELFEQVALAEEFPDFLTLPAYERIK; encoded by the coding sequence ATGTCTTCTGAAGTCCAGGTGCTGGGCGACCCGGTCGAGCGCGGCGACGAGATCCTCACGCCGGAGGCGCTCGCCTTCCTCGCCGGCCTCCACGACGCCTTCGCGGGCCGCCGCGACGAGCTGCTCAAGGCGCGCGGCAAGCGCCGCGAAGAGGCCCGGACCACCGGCCGGCTCGACTTCCTGCCGGAGACCAAGGAGATCCGCGAAGGCGACTGGCAGGTCGCCGGCGCGCCGCCCGCGCTGCGGGACCGCCGCGTCGAGATCACCGGGCCGACCGACCGCAAGATGACCATCAACGCGCTCAACTCCGGCGCCAAGGTGTGGCTGGCCGACCTCGAGGACGCCAACACCCCGCACTGGCAGAACGTCGTGTCCGGCCAAGTCAACCTCTACGACGCCATCCGCGAGACCATCACGCTCGAGAGCGGTGGCAAGAGCTACGCGCTCAAGGACGACGTCGAGCACGCGACGATCGTGGTCCGCCCGCGCGGCTGGCACCTGCCCGAGAGCCACCTCACCTTCGGCGGCCGCGAGGGCGTCGGCGCGCTCGTCGACTTCGGCCTGCACTTCTTCCACAACGCGGCCGAGCTGCTGAAGCGCGGCAAAGGCCCGTACTACTACCTGCCGAAGATGGAGAGCCACCTCGAAGCGCGGCTCTGGAACGACGTCTTCACCCACGCCGAGAAGACCCTCGGCATCGAGCACGGCACCGTCCGCGCCACCGTGCTGATCGAGACCATCCCGGCCGCGTTCGAGATGGAGGAGATCCTCTACGAGCTGCGCGAGCACGCCTCGGGCCTCAACGCCGGCCGCTGGGACTACCTGTTCAGCGTGATCAAGTACTTCCGCGACGCGGGCGAGAAGTTCGTGCTGCCGGACCGCAACTCCGTCACGATGACCGCGCCGTTCATGCGCGCCTACACCGAGCTGCTGGTGCGCACCTGCCACAAGCGCGGCGCCTTCGCGATCGGCGGCATGGCCGCGTTCATCCCGAGCAAGGACCCCGAAACCAACAAGGGGGCCTTCGAGAAGGTCCACGCGGACAAGTCCCGCGAGGCCGGTGACGGCTTCGACGGCTCCTGGGTCGCGCACCCGGGCATGGTCGAGCTCTGCAAGGAGGAGTTCGACAAGGTTCTCGGCGACAAGCCGAACCAGCTCGGGCGCAGGCGCGACGAGGACTGGGATCTCTCTGCCACCGCCGACCAGCTGCTCGACGTCGCCTCGACGCCGGGCGGTGCGACGGCCGCCGGCCTGCGCGCCGCGGTCGACGTCGGCGTCCGCTACATCGCCTCCTGGCTGGGCGGCAACGGCGCGGCGGCCATCCACAACCTGATGGAGGACGCCGCCACCGCCGAGATCTCCCGCTCGCAGATCTGGCAGTGGGTCAAGAACGGGACCACTTTGGACAGTGGCGACACCGTCACGGCGGAGCTGGTGCGCGGCGTGCTGGCCGACGTCCGCGGCGAGCTGGCCGGCGAGCTCAAGCCGGAGCTGCTGGAGCCCGCGGTGGAGCTGTTCGAGCAGGTCGCGCTGGCCGAGGAGTTCCCGGACTTCCTGACGCTGCCCGCGTACGAGCGGATCAAGTAG